In Amblyraja radiata isolate CabotCenter1 chromosome 39, sAmbRad1.1.pri, whole genome shotgun sequence, the following proteins share a genomic window:
- the pgam2 gene encoding phosphoglycerate mutase 2 encodes MACYKLVIVRHGESTWNQENRFCGWFDAELSEKGLCEAKRGAEALRDAGYQFDICFTSVLKRAIRTLWLILDTTDQMWLPVTRTWRLNERHYGGLTGLNKAETAAKHGEAQVKIWRRSFDTPPPPMDEQHPYYTTISKARRYEGLKSCELPTCESLKDTIARALPFWNDVIAPQIKAGKRVLIAAHGNSLRGIVKHLEGLSDAAIMELNLPTGIPIVYELDANLKPTKPMQFLGDEATVKAAMEAVAAQGKVKK; translated from the exons ATGGCGTGCTACAAGCTGGTGATCGTGCGCCACGGCGAGAGCACCTGGAACCAGGAGAACCGCTTCTGCGGCTGGTTCGACGCGGAGCTGAGCGAGAAGGGGCTGTGCGAGGCGAAGCGCGGCGCCGAGGCGCTGAGGGACGCCGGCTACCAGTTCGATATTTGCTTCACGTCGGTGCTGAAGCGCGCCATCCGCACCCTGTGGCTCATCCTCGACACCACCGACCAGATGTGGCTGCCCGTCACCCGCACCTGGCGCCTCAACGAGCGGCACTACGGCGGCCTGACCGGCCTGAACAAGGCCGAGACCGCCGCCAAACACGGCGAGGCCCAGGTGAAGATCTGGCGCCGATCCTTCGACACCCCGCCGCCCCCCATGGACGAGCAGCACCCCTACTACACCACCATCAGCAAG GCTCGGCGCTATGAAGGACTAAAGTCTTGTGAGCTGCCGACCTGCGAGAGTCTTAAGGATACAATTGCACGAGCCCTGCCTTTCTGGAATGACGTGATTGCACCGCAGATCAAGGCAGGGAAGCGCGTCCTGATCGCGGCCCATGGGAACAGTCTGCGTGGTATCGTCAAGCACCTAGAGG GGTTGTCGGACGCTGCGATCATGGAGCTGAACTTGCCGACCGGCATACCCATCGTGTACGAGCTGGATGCCAATCTgaagcccaccaagcccatgcagTTCCTGGGAGACGAGGCGACGGTGAAGGCAGCCATGGAGGCCGTGGCAGCTCAGGGCAAGGTGAAGAAGTGA
- the stard7 gene encoding stAR-related lipid transfer protein 7, mitochondrial: protein MLTVKRPALLLNSARSKPFSGLYSHCLQSACSSSHRQGRREAELLAAWRRQVGSALRWALGLLREGWSAAGAMAPRGERKKMVSILASQCSYVTGQRLRRAQQIGQLYNNLYSERSRKSLFTNLWRKFQSRHSGSGKLVMAFAAVFMWDEEKIHDEELQRCVNDFRDVDSLMEEKPPGRAPVSCEEHHRHGNVWELVMAQCSFRLWRRPIPGSHLYQYRVYGKYTDVTPRQFFNVQLDTEYRKKWDELVIKLEVVERDEASGSEVVHWVTHFPYPMYSRDYLYIRRYHVDQKNNTMVMLSRAVEHPHVPEHPNCVRVTSYESQMVIKPHRSFDENGFDYLLTYSDDPQTVFPRYCVSWMMSSGMPDFLNKLHAAAVRAKNMEIKIKDYISVRNSESMLQHSERKDSSCNSQQMDYA, encoded by the exons ATGTTGACCGTAAAGAGACCGGCTCTCCTGCTGAATTCCGCCCGCTCCAAGCCGTTCAGCGGGCTGTACTCTCACTGCCTGCAGTCCGCTTGCTCCTCCAGCCACAGGCAGGGCCGGCGTGAGGCCGAGCTGCTGGCTGCATGGAGGAGGCAGGTTGGCAGTGCCCTGCGGTGGGCTCTTGGCCTCCTGAGGGAAGGCTGGAGTGCAGCGGGAGCCATGGCCCCGAGGGGCGAGAGGAAGAAGATGGTGTCCATCCTGGCCAGCCAGTGCAGCTATGTGACTGGGCAGAGGCTGCGGCGAGCGCAGCAGATCGGGCAGCTCTACAACAACCTATACTCGGAGCGCTCCCGCAAGAGCCTCTTCACCAACCTCTGGCGAAAATTCCAGAGCAGACACTCAGGATCTGGCAAGCTGGTGATGGCTTTTGCAGCTGTTTTCATGTGGGACGAAGAGAAGATCCATGACGAGGAGTTGCAAAG GTGCGTGAATGatttcagagatgtggactcgctGATGGAGGAGAAGCCGCCGGGGAGAGCACCCGTGTCATGCGAGGAGCATCACCGGCACGGCAATGTGTGGGAGCTGGTGATGGCCCAGTGCAGCTTCCGGCTGTGGCGCCGCCCTATCCCGGGCAGCCACCTCTACCAGTACCGAG TTTATGGAAAATACACGGACGTTACTCCACGGCAGTTCTTCAACGTGCAG CTGGACACGGAGTACAGGAAGAAATGGGACGAGCTGGTGATTAAGCTGGAAGTGGTGGAGCGAGATGAGGCGTCTGGCTCCGAGGTTGTCCACTGGGTCACACATTTCCCG TACCCCATGTACTCGAGGGATTACCTCTACATCAGACGCTACCATGTGGaccaaaaaaacaacacaatGGTGATGTTATCCAG GGCTGTGGAGCATCCGCATGTGCCCGAACATCCCAACTGTGTGCGGGTCACATCGTACGAGTCCCAGATGGTCATCAAGCCACACCGGTCATTTGATGAG AACGGCTTTGATTACCTGCTCACCTACAGCGATGATCCACAGACCGTCTTCCCACGTTATTGTGTCAGCTGGATGATGTCCAGTG GGATGCCCGACTTCCTGAATAAACTTCATGCGGCAGCGGTCCGAGCCAAGAACATGGAGATCAAGATTAAGGACTACATCAGCGTGAGGAACTCGGAGAGCATGTTGCAGCACTCTGAGCGCAAGGACAGTAGCTGCAACTCGCAGCAGATGGACTACGCCTAG